The following coding sequences lie in one Notolabrus celidotus isolate fNotCel1 chromosome 6, fNotCel1.pri, whole genome shotgun sequence genomic window:
- the mapk12a gene encoding mitogen-activated protein kinase 12 produces MSKRVRPGYYRQEVNKTAWEVPERYRDLRQVGTGAYGTVCSAVDVRSGSKVAIKKLYRPFQSELFAKRAFRELKLLKHMKHENVIGLLDVFTADLSVDMLNDFYLVMPFMGTDLGKLMKLQRLSEEKIQYLVYQTLKGLKYIHSAGIIHRDLKPGNLAVNQDCELKILDFGLARQADSEMTGYVVTRWYRAPEVILSWMRYTQTVDIWSVGCIMAEMLQGKPLFKGSDHLDQLSEIMKITGTPTQEFISKLESEDAKGYVRSLPKVEKKDVQKMLSMANPQAVSVLEHMLLLDPEERVTAAEALKLPYFKEFREPEEETDAQLYDHSIDNTELPLSQWKRHTFTEILTFKPVVPESKETSL; encoded by the exons ATGAGTAAGCGAGTCAGACCCGGGTACTACCGCCAAGAAGTGAACAAAACCGCATGGGAGGTACCGGAGCGGTACCGGGACCTGAGGCAGGTGGGGACCGGAGCGTACGGGACGGTCTG TTCGGCTGTGGACGTCAGATCAGGAAGCAAAGTGGCCATCAAGAAGCTGTACAGACCTTTTCAGTCCGAGCTGTTTGCCAAGCGAGCCTTCAGAGAGCTGAAGCTGctcaaacacatgaaacatgaaaat GTGATCGGCCTGTTAGACGTGTTTACTGCTGACCTCTCTGTGGATATGTTGAACGACTT CTATCTGGTGATGCCGTTCATGGGGACAGATCTGGGGAAGCTGATGAAGCTACAGCGGCTGTCAGAGGAAAAAATTCAGTATTTGGTTTATCAGACGCTCAAAGGGCTGAAG TATATTCATTCTGCTGGGATAATTCACAGG GACCTGAAACCAGGAAACCTCGCTGTCAACCAAGACTGTGAGCTCAAG ATCTTGGACTTCGGTCTGGCTCGGCAGGCGGACAGCGAGATGACGGGCTACGTGGTGACTCGCTGGTACAGAGCCCCGGAGGTCATCCTGAGCTGGATGCGCTACACTCAGACCG TGGATATCTGGTCTGTGGGCTGCATCATGGCAGAGATGCTGCAGGGGAAACCTCTCTTTAAAGGCAGCGACC ACCTAGACCAGCTGTCAGAGATCATGAAGATCACAGGAACCCCGACTCAGGAATTTATATCAAAACTAGAATCTGAAGAC GCCAAAGGCTACGTCCGAAGTCTCCCTAAAGTGGAGAAGAAAGACGTCCAGAAGATGTTATCCATGGCTAATCCACAAG CCGTGTCTGTGCTGGAGCACATGTTACTGCTGGATCCAGAGGAGAGGGTGACTGCTGCAGAGGCCCTGAAGCTGCCGTATTTCAAAGAGTTCAGAGAACCAGAGGAGGAGACTGACGCTCAGCTGTACGACCACTCGATAGACAACACAGAGCTACCGCTGAGTCAGTGGAAAC gtCACACTTTCACAGAGATCTTGACCTTCAAACCCGTTGTGCcagaatcaaaggaaacctcaCTGTGA